A portion of the Pseudarthrobacter sp. L1SW genome contains these proteins:
- a CDS encoding GlsB/YeaQ/YmgE family stress response membrane protein: MGILGFLILGLIAGAIAKAILPGRQGGGWVVTLVLGVVGALLGGWIGSLIFGGGLAEFFDLRTWLLAILGSVIVLLIYGAVANRSGRRV; the protein is encoded by the coding sequence ATGGGTATTCTCGGATTTCTCATTTTGGGCCTGATCGCCGGAGCCATTGCAAAGGCCATCTTGCCTGGCCGCCAAGGCGGAGGCTGGGTGGTCACCCTGGTCCTCGGCGTTGTCGGAGCCCTATTGGGCGGCTGGATCGGCTCGCTGATTTTCGGCGGCGGACTGGCTGAGTTCTTCGATCTCCGCACCTGGCTGCTGGCAATTCTTGGTTCAGTCATCGTGCTCCTGATTTACGGTGCCGTCGCCAACCGCAGCGGCCGCCGGGTGTAA
- a CDS encoding HAD family hydrolase has protein sequence MCSQQTVRPRAVFLDIDGTYADHGLAPDAHVEAVRTARRLGHLVFVCTGRPLAMVPAHILEAGFDGTITGAGARVELDGEVLKDTRFDQDLAGRIVDALDAHDVAYILEAPESLHGRTGVDQRLREVLGPIFAGRPQHDGVLGTDVDPLEDILGPMQYSDDLRGTSYAKISCFDSAVPLKQLVDRLGPQVGLIPSSLSALGDRAGEIFMAGTHKAVGIQVVEEHLGLDRADIVAIGDSANDIEMLEYAGVGIAVEGGHPAVLAVADRFTAGPAGNGVALAFAELGLLS, from the coding sequence ATGTGCAGCCAGCAGACCGTCCGGCCGCGTGCCGTCTTCCTCGATATCGACGGCACGTACGCGGACCACGGGCTGGCGCCCGACGCGCATGTGGAGGCAGTCCGGACCGCGCGGCGGCTGGGGCACCTCGTCTTCGTGTGCACCGGCAGGCCGCTGGCCATGGTCCCCGCCCACATCCTTGAGGCCGGTTTTGACGGCACCATCACCGGCGCCGGCGCCCGGGTGGAGCTGGACGGCGAGGTCCTCAAGGACACGCGCTTCGACCAGGACCTGGCCGGCCGCATTGTTGACGCCCTGGATGCCCATGACGTGGCCTACATCCTCGAAGCCCCGGAATCCCTTCACGGACGCACGGGCGTGGACCAGCGGCTGAGGGAGGTGCTTGGGCCCATCTTCGCAGGCCGCCCGCAGCATGACGGGGTCCTGGGCACGGACGTGGACCCCCTCGAGGACATCCTGGGACCCATGCAGTACAGCGACGACCTGCGGGGAACGTCCTACGCCAAGATCTCCTGTTTCGATTCGGCAGTGCCGCTCAAGCAGTTGGTGGACCGGCTTGGTCCGCAGGTGGGTCTGATTCCCAGTTCCCTCTCTGCCCTGGGGGACCGTGCCGGGGAGATCTTCATGGCCGGGACCCACAAGGCGGTGGGCATCCAGGTGGTGGAGGAGCATCTGGGCCTTGACCGGGCAGACATCGTGGCCATCGGCGACAGCGCCAACGACATCGAGATGCTGGAGTACGCCGGGGTGGGGATCGCCGTGGAAGGCGGGCACCCTGCCGTGCTGGCTGTTGCCGACCGGTTCACAGCCGGCCCCGCAGGCAACGGTGTGGCCCTCGCCTTCGCCGAGCTGGGCCTGCTGAGCTAA
- a CDS encoding UDP-glucose/GDP-mannose dehydrogenase family protein, with amino-acid sequence MKISVIGCGYLGAVHAATLASMGHTVVGIDVDPGKVEQLARGAAPFHEPGLDELLQDGRNTGRLTFSTKAADAKGAQVHFLCVGTPQDKTSDAADLTFLVSATEALLPHLAAGAVVVGKSTVPVGTVEMLRGVLAARPDVLLGWNPEFLRQGTAVKDSLVPDRLVYGVEGGRAVAFHAGPGAPRGVTAALDAVYEPLLRAGIPRLVCNFATAELIKSAANAYLATKISFINAVAELCDASGADVAELSEAMGMDPRIGGRYLHAGLGFGGGCLPKDIRSFRTQAAVLGVTAVDDWMRLVDSVNLGQRERTVSLAAGLCGGNVAGRSITVLGASFKPDTDDIRDSPALDVADRLAAAGAHVTVTDPKAVNHAWRRYPRLRFEAATGRALEGAELVLLLTEWDEYRRLSPAVAGAAVRRRVVLDARNVLDAAEWQAHGWVVRGLGTGHSDVQAVEGALPRL; translated from the coding sequence GTGAAAATCTCCGTGATTGGCTGCGGCTACCTGGGCGCAGTGCATGCGGCCACCCTCGCGTCCATGGGCCACACCGTGGTGGGCATCGACGTCGATCCCGGCAAAGTGGAGCAGCTGGCGCGCGGCGCGGCCCCCTTCCACGAACCCGGGCTGGACGAGCTGCTGCAGGACGGCCGGAATACCGGCAGGCTCACCTTCTCCACCAAAGCCGCCGATGCGAAGGGCGCGCAGGTGCACTTCCTGTGCGTGGGCACCCCGCAGGACAAAACGTCCGACGCCGCCGACCTCACCTTCCTGGTCTCCGCCACGGAAGCCCTGCTGCCGCACCTGGCGGCGGGCGCCGTCGTCGTCGGCAAATCCACTGTCCCCGTGGGCACCGTGGAAATGCTCCGCGGCGTGCTGGCCGCCCGGCCCGACGTGCTGCTGGGCTGGAACCCCGAATTCCTCCGGCAGGGAACCGCGGTGAAGGACTCGCTCGTCCCGGACCGGCTGGTGTACGGGGTGGAGGGCGGGCGCGCGGTTGCCTTCCATGCAGGCCCCGGCGCGCCGCGCGGGGTGACGGCGGCCCTGGACGCCGTCTACGAACCGCTCCTCCGGGCCGGGATTCCCCGGCTGGTGTGCAACTTCGCCACGGCAGAGCTCATCAAGTCGGCAGCCAACGCGTACCTGGCCACCAAAATCAGCTTCATCAATGCCGTCGCCGAATTGTGCGACGCCTCGGGCGCGGACGTGGCGGAGTTGAGCGAGGCGATGGGCATGGATCCGCGGATCGGCGGCCGGTACCTGCACGCCGGGCTGGGCTTTGGCGGCGGCTGCCTGCCCAAGGACATCCGCAGCTTCCGGACCCAGGCCGCAGTCTTGGGCGTGACCGCGGTTGACGACTGGATGCGGCTGGTGGATTCGGTCAACCTGGGCCAGCGCGAACGCACAGTCAGCCTGGCCGCCGGACTCTGCGGCGGCAACGTCGCCGGCCGCTCCATCACCGTGCTGGGCGCCTCCTTCAAACCCGACACAGACGACATCCGCGACTCCCCCGCCCTGGACGTGGCGGACCGGCTCGCCGCGGCGGGGGCTCACGTCACGGTCACTGATCCAAAGGCGGTGAACCACGCCTGGCGGCGCTACCCGCGCCTGCGGTTCGAGGCCGCCACCGGGAGGGCCCTGGAAGGCGCCGAGCTGGTCCTGCTGCTCACGGAGTGGGATGAATACCGGCGGCTGTCCCCCGCCGTTGCGGGTGCGGCCGTACGACGGCGGGTGGTGCTGGACGCGCGCAACGTGCTGGACGCGGCGGAATGGCAGGCCCATGGCTGGGTGGTGCGCGGCCTGGGCACAGGGCACTCGGACGTGCAAGCTGTGGAGGGCGCCCTCCCCCGGCTTTAG
- a CDS encoding glycosyltransferase family 1 protein has product MRIAIVAESFLPLMNGVTHSILRVLDHLQDRGDDVLVIAPSAQDAEAPGHVKGAEIHRLPAVPLAGYTNVRVAMGGVYRVKRILADYAPDVVHLASPFVLGWRAVQAAHQLGIPTVAIYQTEVPSYAAKYGVPFLENWAWNRVENIHLLASRTLVPSTFALNQLRGRGIPRVRMWRRGVDTARFSPEKRDDGWRAEVAPGGRRIIGYVGRLAMEKQVEDLAALAGVPNARLVIVGDGPQRAALEEALPDAVFTGFLGGEELARAVASFDLFVHPGEFETFCQTIQEAMASGVPVVATGRGGPLDLVENSRTGWLYEPGDLSAMRSQVLDLMGDDAKRRAFAAAAHASVQDRTWPALCAGLVRHYEDVIAGVPASLGSGSTEGAAL; this is encoded by the coding sequence GTGAGGATCGCAATTGTTGCCGAATCATTCCTGCCACTGATGAACGGGGTCACCCATTCCATCCTGAGGGTGCTGGACCATCTCCAGGACCGGGGCGACGACGTCCTGGTCATCGCTCCCTCAGCGCAGGACGCCGAAGCGCCGGGCCACGTCAAGGGCGCCGAGATCCACCGGCTGCCGGCGGTTCCGCTGGCCGGGTACACGAACGTCCGCGTGGCGATGGGCGGTGTGTACCGGGTCAAGCGAATCCTTGCCGACTACGCACCGGACGTCGTCCACCTGGCCTCGCCGTTCGTCCTGGGCTGGCGCGCCGTGCAGGCGGCCCACCAGCTGGGCATTCCCACCGTTGCGATCTACCAGACCGAGGTTCCCAGCTACGCCGCGAAGTACGGGGTTCCGTTCCTGGAAAACTGGGCGTGGAACCGGGTGGAGAACATCCACCTGCTCGCCTCCCGCACCCTGGTGCCTTCCACGTTCGCGCTGAACCAGTTGCGCGGCCGCGGCATCCCGAGGGTGCGCATGTGGCGCCGCGGGGTGGATACCGCCAGGTTTTCCCCGGAAAAGCGCGACGACGGCTGGCGGGCCGAGGTGGCCCCCGGCGGCAGGCGGATCATCGGCTACGTGGGCCGGCTCGCGATGGAGAAGCAGGTGGAGGACCTGGCCGCGCTGGCCGGCGTCCCCAACGCCAGGCTTGTGATCGTGGGCGACGGGCCGCAGCGCGCGGCGTTGGAGGAAGCCCTCCCGGACGCGGTGTTCACCGGGTTCCTGGGCGGTGAGGAGCTGGCACGCGCCGTGGCGTCCTTCGATCTCTTCGTCCACCCGGGTGAGTTCGAAACCTTCTGCCAGACCATCCAGGAGGCCATGGCATCGGGCGTGCCGGTGGTGGCCACCGGCCGCGGCGGCCCACTGGACCTGGTGGAGAACTCCCGGACGGGATGGCTCTACGAACCCGGCGACCTGTCCGCCATGCGCAGCCAGGTGCTCGACCTGATGGGCGACGACGCCAAGCGCCGCGCATTCGCCGCCGCAGCACATGCCTCAGTGCAGGACAGGACCTGGCCTGCGCTGTGCGCCGGGCTGGTGCGCCACTACGAAGACGTCATTGCCGGAGTCCCGGCTTCCCTGGGTTCAGGCAGCACCGAAGGAGCAGCATTGTGA
- a CDS encoding YsnF/AvaK domain-containing protein yields MLNRENIENLLTKGGNVIGSDGGKIGSIGQLYADDDTGEPTWVTVKTGLFGTSQSFVPVEGAHNQGDDLVVPYSKEHVKDAPRVDVDGHLTPEEEDRLYTYYDRGARTYSESRDEVDLQGDADLNAGTPTAGVDRDFDGDRDRGTVGHDTSGPTTDDAMTRSEEQLHVGTEREAAGRARLRKYVTTENVTKTVPVQREEVRLEREPITDANRGAALNGPDISEEEHEVILHEERPVVQKEAVPVERVRLDKEVVQDDVTVNEEVRKEHIDADGVDRDARR; encoded by the coding sequence ATGCTCAACCGGGAAAACATTGAAAACCTGCTCACCAAGGGCGGCAACGTCATCGGCTCAGATGGCGGGAAGATCGGCTCCATCGGCCAGCTTTACGCGGACGACGACACCGGCGAGCCCACGTGGGTCACGGTCAAGACCGGCCTCTTTGGCACCTCGCAGTCTTTCGTCCCCGTCGAGGGGGCACACAACCAGGGCGACGACCTGGTGGTTCCCTACAGCAAGGAACACGTCAAGGACGCTCCTCGCGTGGACGTTGACGGCCACCTCACCCCTGAGGAAGAGGACCGCCTCTACACGTACTATGACCGCGGCGCCCGGACGTACTCCGAGTCGCGCGATGAAGTGGACCTCCAAGGTGACGCCGACCTGAACGCCGGCACTCCCACGGCAGGCGTTGACCGCGACTTTGACGGCGACCGTGACCGCGGCACCGTGGGCCACGACACCTCCGGCCCCACCACGGATGACGCCATGACCCGTTCCGAGGAACAGCTCCATGTCGGCACGGAGCGGGAAGCCGCCGGCCGGGCCCGGCTGCGGAAGTACGTCACCACGGAAAACGTCACCAAGACCGTCCCCGTGCAGCGTGAAGAGGTCCGCCTTGAACGCGAGCCCATCACGGATGCCAACAGGGGCGCGGCCCTCAACGGTCCGGACATCAGCGAGGAAGAGCACGAGGTGATCCTGCACGAGGAACGCCCCGTGGTGCAGAAGGAAGCAGTCCCCGTGGAGCGGGTCCGCCTGGACAAGGAAGTGGTCCAGGATGACGTGACGGTGAACGAGGAAGTCCGCAAGGAGCACATTGATGCCGACGGCGTGGATCGGGACGCTCGCCGCTAG
- a CDS encoding DUF4383 domain-containing protein produces MTTASPHAHGVHFGRADVQNAGMGVGIVLMLVGILGFIPGVTTQYSELMFLGPASHAMFLGLFQVSMLLNIVQLAIGATGWAMSRTEHGARNFLLGAGALYVVLAVFGLIVGVDSAANFLSLNMLDNWTHLALGAVMIVAGWLFSRNLAADRR; encoded by the coding sequence ATGACTACCGCATCCCCACATGCACACGGCGTTCACTTTGGCCGGGCAGACGTCCAAAACGCTGGCATGGGAGTGGGAATTGTTTTGATGCTGGTGGGTATCCTGGGCTTCATCCCGGGTGTCACCACCCAATACAGCGAACTGATGTTCCTCGGACCGGCTTCACATGCCATGTTCCTGGGGCTGTTCCAGGTGTCCATGCTGCTCAACATCGTGCAGCTGGCCATCGGCGCAACCGGCTGGGCAATGTCCCGCACTGAACATGGAGCACGGAACTTTCTCCTGGGAGCGGGCGCACTGTACGTCGTCCTTGCCGTCTTCGGGCTGATTGTCGGCGTGGATTCTGCGGCCAACTTCCTGTCGCTGAACATGCTGGACAACTGGACCCACCTGGCCCTGGGCGCAGTGATGATTGTTGCCGGCTGGCTGTTCTCGAGGAACCTGGCGGCCGACAGGAGATAA
- a CDS encoding DUF6350 family protein gives MKLRADQTGDRGLPMPLWLQGALETAQAAIISALVVIAPIIAVWATAGFHDSAFDVLARLAGQSWLLVHGVPLELTAAGPNAAANGKSGVLSLIPLGLTLLPFLLAWRAGRRLARASYTDQLWQALLGSWVVYAAFGTATGFVCRTPDVVINPWHAMVIPLIPYALGMVVGARREAGSWSRLIGVDAVDWISRTSQHSRWAGSYLGSAAKAGFVATVSALALAAVLLAVDLFIHWNLVVAVYEALDAGAVGGAALTIAQLGFLPNLAVFALAWTSGAGFAMGAGSQMGPLGTAVGPLPSIPVLAAIPSGPLDYAFVALIVPVLAGVLAGWWFLREGENHFDEWLAIKIHARWFTATLSTLALGVLAGLAAGLLAFGLAWLARGSAGIGRLTDIGPDPFWTGVWLAAEVGAGVVIGYAAGPWLEREHAAKDQEMELVS, from the coding sequence ATGAAACTGCGTGCTGACCAGACCGGAGACCGTGGCCTTCCCATGCCCTTGTGGCTGCAGGGTGCCCTCGAGACGGCACAGGCAGCCATCATTTCAGCGTTGGTTGTGATTGCGCCGATCATTGCCGTCTGGGCCACCGCGGGCTTCCATGACAGTGCCTTCGATGTCCTGGCCCGGCTGGCCGGACAGTCGTGGCTGCTGGTCCACGGGGTGCCGCTGGAACTCACTGCCGCCGGTCCGAATGCCGCGGCGAACGGGAAGTCCGGTGTCCTCTCGCTCATTCCGCTGGGCCTGACCCTGCTGCCGTTCCTGCTGGCATGGCGGGCCGGACGCCGGCTGGCCCGGGCCTCCTACACGGACCAGCTCTGGCAGGCCCTGCTCGGCTCATGGGTTGTCTACGCCGCTTTCGGCACCGCCACGGGCTTTGTCTGCCGCACGCCCGACGTCGTCATCAACCCTTGGCACGCCATGGTCATACCCCTGATTCCCTACGCGCTGGGCATGGTGGTGGGCGCGCGGCGCGAGGCCGGCTCCTGGAGCCGGCTCATCGGCGTCGACGCGGTGGACTGGATCTCCCGCACCAGCCAGCATTCGCGGTGGGCCGGGTCCTATCTCGGCTCCGCCGCGAAGGCCGGGTTCGTCGCCACCGTTTCCGCGCTAGCCCTGGCGGCGGTGTTGCTTGCCGTAGACCTGTTCATTCACTGGAACCTGGTGGTCGCCGTCTATGAAGCGCTCGACGCCGGCGCCGTCGGAGGGGCGGCCCTGACCATCGCGCAGCTGGGGTTCCTGCCCAACCTCGCGGTCTTCGCCCTGGCCTGGACGTCCGGGGCCGGCTTCGCCATGGGCGCCGGCTCCCAAATGGGCCCGCTGGGGACTGCCGTCGGACCGCTGCCGTCCATCCCGGTGCTGGCCGCCATTCCCTCCGGGCCCCTCGACTACGCCTTTGTTGCCCTGATCGTCCCGGTGCTGGCCGGAGTCCTGGCCGGCTGGTGGTTCCTGCGCGAAGGTGAAAACCACTTTGACGAATGGCTGGCCATCAAGATCCACGCGCGCTGGTTCACGGCCACCCTGTCCACCCTGGCGCTCGGAGTGCTGGCTGGGCTGGCTGCGGGGCTGCTGGCCTTTGGGCTGGCCTGGCTGGCCCGCGGATCGGCCGGCATCGGACGCCTGACGGACATCGGGCCGGACCCGTTCTGGACGGGAGTCTGGCTGGCCGCGGAGGTGGGTGCCGGCGTCGTCATCGGTTACGCAGCCGGACCGTGGCTGGAACGTGAGCACGCGGCAAAGGACCAGGAAATGGAGCTGGTTTCCTAG
- the purN gene encoding phosphoribosylglycinamide formyltransferase: MRIVVLVSGTGSNLQAVIDAVKAGDLDVEIAAVGADRPGTYGVERSAAAGIPTFVVDFKAYPDRAHWNAALTEAVAGFEPDVVVSSGFMRIVSPEFIEAFGGKYLNTHPALLPAFPGAHGVRDAMAYGVKVTGCTVHWADAGVDTGPIIAQEAVAIEDSDTEETLHERIKVVERRLLVSTLASLAAAHPS; the protein is encoded by the coding sequence ATGCGCATCGTAGTCCTCGTTTCCGGTACCGGGTCCAACCTCCAGGCTGTCATCGATGCGGTCAAGGCAGGGGACCTGGACGTGGAAATCGCTGCCGTAGGGGCGGACCGCCCGGGCACGTACGGCGTGGAGCGGTCAGCTGCCGCCGGCATCCCCACGTTTGTGGTGGACTTCAAGGCGTACCCGGACCGGGCGCACTGGAATGCAGCGCTGACGGAGGCCGTGGCAGGGTTTGAGCCGGACGTGGTGGTTTCCTCGGGGTTCATGCGGATTGTCAGCCCGGAGTTCATTGAAGCTTTTGGCGGGAAATACCTGAACACGCACCCCGCCCTGCTTCCGGCTTTCCCCGGCGCCCATGGCGTACGGGACGCGATGGCCTACGGCGTTAAGGTCACTGGCTGCACGGTGCACTGGGCAGACGCCGGCGTGGACACCGGCCCCATCATCGCCCAGGAAGCCGTGGCCATCGAGGACTCGGACACGGAGGAGACCCTGCACGAACGCATCAAGGTGGTGGAGCGCCGGCTTCTCGTCTCCACCCTGGCCTCCCTGGCTGCGGCCCACCCCTCCTGA
- a CDS encoding endonuclease domain-containing protein: MKVPSQLPDQLASLPFTFQEAVDAGISRRRLRHHGLLWPSRGVRVPDAGEISHLAPRIRPYTLVTEFAAASHASAFLLWEFPGFLPGSDEPLLHISRPDTAAIMRRPGVKGHRGQFFADEIVNHAGLLVTSRVRTWLDCSRKMGIEELTVVADHLLRIPRPDFEGRSEPYATREDLEDMLDRHKGTPGIRKARVALDRARVGSDSAPETRLRLALEDANLPEPLLNVPTELGAGVVRQPDLSYPEQKVAVEYDGEGHSEAVQIVRDIAREEDFARGGWLLVRISKRHMERDARPAVAKVRSALLSRGWYPNKET; the protein is encoded by the coding sequence ATGAAGGTACCGAGTCAGTTACCCGACCAGTTGGCGTCCCTCCCTTTTACTTTTCAGGAAGCGGTCGACGCCGGAATCAGCCGGCGGCGGCTGCGTCACCATGGTTTGCTGTGGCCAAGCCGGGGCGTCCGGGTGCCGGATGCGGGCGAAATATCACACCTCGCCCCGCGCATCCGCCCCTACACATTGGTCACCGAGTTTGCCGCCGCTTCGCACGCCTCGGCCTTTCTCCTGTGGGAATTTCCCGGCTTCCTCCCGGGCAGCGATGAGCCACTGCTGCACATCTCGCGGCCGGACACTGCTGCCATCATGCGCCGGCCCGGTGTGAAGGGACACCGCGGGCAGTTTTTCGCTGACGAGATCGTGAATCATGCCGGACTGCTGGTCACGTCGCGGGTGAGGACCTGGTTGGACTGCTCCCGCAAGATGGGCATCGAAGAGCTGACCGTGGTTGCAGACCACTTGCTTCGCATTCCGCGGCCCGACTTCGAAGGCAGATCAGAGCCCTATGCAACCCGGGAGGATCTCGAAGACATGCTTGACCGGCACAAGGGGACTCCCGGTATCAGGAAAGCCCGGGTTGCCCTCGACAGGGCACGGGTGGGGTCCGATTCCGCCCCTGAAACCAGGCTGCGGCTGGCACTGGAGGACGCAAACCTGCCCGAACCATTGCTGAACGTTCCTACTGAACTGGGCGCCGGCGTCGTTCGCCAACCTGACCTGAGTTACCCGGAACAGAAGGTGGCGGTGGAGTACGACGGCGAGGGCCATTCCGAGGCGGTTCAGATCGTCCGCGACATCGCCCGGGAAGAGGATTTCGCCCGTGGAGGCTGGCTGCTCGTGAGGATTTCGAAGCGGCACATGGAGAGGGATGCCCGGCCGGCGGTGGCCAAGGTCCGTTCAGCGCTCCTGAGCCGGGGCTGGTACCCCAACAAAGAAACCTAG
- a CDS encoding MFS transporter — MNTYTTVPSGEQVVQELPWRWKVQGRIFLIGGLGFMFDAWDVTLNGILIPLLSTHWALTPGEVAWVGTSNLIGMALGAFVWGTIADTIGRKKAFTATLLIFSLFTVLGAFSPDFIWFCAFRFMAGFGLGGCIPVDYALVGEFTPRKQRGRVLTAMDGWWPVGAALAGFVSAGLVAAFGDWRLTMLVMVLPALLVFWVRRSVPESPLFLIRKGRREEAAKVIDGLVAATGAEPRAYSLPDAQEVPRLSAGSAWTQLRSVWQFNWKITAAAWALFFSILLVYYLSLTWMPRILIGAGFAEYKAFVTTASMAAVGLLGVIVAALLVERVGRKWILAITGPLSALTLVIVAFVVDIPTAAVFWLLVFGFVVQVAIPVLYAYVSELYPTELRGTGFGWASTFSRLGAGFGPLIFANYFWPELGLATSFALAGGLVLLAVLWMAFFSPETKQRRLE, encoded by the coding sequence ATGAATACTTACACCACTGTGCCAAGCGGCGAACAGGTGGTCCAGGAACTGCCCTGGCGATGGAAAGTCCAGGGCAGGATCTTTTTGATCGGCGGCCTCGGCTTTATGTTCGACGCCTGGGATGTGACCCTCAACGGGATCCTGATTCCCTTGCTTTCCACGCACTGGGCGCTGACGCCTGGCGAGGTGGCCTGGGTGGGCACGTCCAACCTGATCGGCATGGCGCTGGGCGCGTTCGTCTGGGGCACCATCGCGGACACCATCGGACGCAAGAAAGCCTTCACGGCCACGCTGCTGATCTTTTCCTTGTTCACCGTCCTGGGCGCCTTCTCCCCCGACTTCATCTGGTTCTGCGCGTTCCGGTTCATGGCCGGATTCGGCCTGGGCGGCTGTATCCCCGTGGACTATGCCCTGGTGGGCGAGTTCACGCCGCGGAAGCAGCGCGGCCGCGTCCTCACGGCGATGGACGGCTGGTGGCCAGTGGGCGCCGCCCTGGCGGGCTTCGTCTCCGCCGGGCTGGTAGCCGCTTTCGGCGACTGGCGGCTGACCATGCTGGTGATGGTCCTGCCTGCCCTGTTGGTGTTCTGGGTCCGGCGCAGCGTCCCGGAGTCCCCGCTGTTCCTGATCCGCAAGGGCAGGCGGGAGGAAGCCGCCAAGGTCATTGACGGGCTGGTGGCCGCCACCGGTGCGGAGCCGCGCGCCTACAGCCTGCCCGACGCCCAGGAAGTGCCCAGGTTGTCTGCCGGCAGCGCCTGGACCCAACTCCGCTCTGTGTGGCAGTTCAACTGGAAGATCACGGCGGCAGCGTGGGCACTGTTCTTCAGCATCCTTCTGGTCTACTACCTGTCCCTCACGTGGATGCCCCGGATCCTGATTGGGGCCGGCTTTGCCGAGTACAAGGCATTCGTCACCACAGCGTCCATGGCGGCCGTCGGGCTTCTCGGCGTCATCGTGGCCGCCCTGCTGGTGGAGCGCGTGGGCCGCAAATGGATCCTTGCCATTACCGGGCCGCTGTCCGCGCTGACCCTGGTAATTGTGGCGTTCGTGGTGGACATCCCCACGGCCGCGGTGTTCTGGCTGCTTGTGTTCGGGTTTGTGGTACAGGTGGCCATCCCGGTGCTCTACGCCTACGTATCAGAGCTCTACCCGACGGAGCTGCGCGGCACCGGCTTCGGCTGGGCGTCCACGTTCTCGCGGCTGGGGGCCGGCTTTGGCCCGCTCATTTTCGCGAACTACTTCTGGCCCGAGCTCGGCCTGGCCACGTCCTTCGCCCTGGCCGGCGGACTGGTGCTGCTGGCCGTGCTGTGGATGGCGTTCTTCTCCCCCGAAACCAAACAGCGCCGCCTCGAATAG